Proteins found in one Triticum urartu cultivar G1812 chromosome 4, Tu2.1, whole genome shotgun sequence genomic segment:
- the LOC125552193 gene encoding serine/arginine-rich splicing factor SR45a-like, with product MSYSRYRSRSRSVDSSDVENPGNNLFVTGLSSRLTDQDLEKHFSTEGEVIDASIVLDPWTRESRGFGFVTMATLKEAERCIKYLDRSVLEGRVITVEKAKRRRGRTPTPGRYLGAKSSRGRRYSRSRSPVRRDRYSSRYSPERERSYSPYRRGRSYSRRDRRRSYTPSDRSESPYDRRRSYSPYDRRMSYSPHHGHRHRSRSPYRYSRRRSRSHDRSVSAYYSRRYSPRSRRRSYSRSISPRRSYSRSCSPASEESRSCSPRKGRAGSKASRSRSPGKRRSRESYAHSRSSCSRSVSRERSTSAST from the exons ATGTCGTATTCGAGGTACAGGAGTCGTTCAAG GAGTGTGGACTCGAGTGATGTTGAGAACCCTGGGAACAATCTCTTCGTGACTGGTTTATCATCTCGTCTAACTGATCAAGATCTGGAGAAGCATTTCTCTACAGAGGGAGAG GTGATTGATGCAAGTATAGTACTTGATCCATGGACAAGGGAATCACGTGGATTTGGGTTTGTCACCATGGCTACTCTTAAGGAGGCAGAACGCTGCATCAAATATCTCGACCGTTCAGTGCTGGAAGGTCGTGTCATTACTGTTGAGAAG GCAAAGCGAAGACGAGGTCGAACCCCAACACCGGGAAGGTATCTGGGCGCCAAATCATCGCGTG GAAGGAGGTATTCCCGAAGCAGGTCACCTGTTAGGAGAGACCGTTACAGCTCACGCTACTCGCCTGAGCGAGAACGCTCTTATTCTCCTTATCGCAGAGGACGATCATACTCTCGTCGTGACAGGCGTAGATCATACACTCCTTCCGACAGGTCGGAGTCTCCCTACGACAGGCGAAGGTCCTACTCACCGTACGACAGGCGCATGTCTTACTCACCCCACCATGGTCACCGCCACCGTTCAAGATCTCCATACCGTTACAGTAGGCGGAGGTCGCGCTCCCACGACCGTTCTGTTTCAGCATACTACAGCAGGCGCTATTCTCCAAGGAGCAGAAGACGGAGCTACTCTCGCAGCATATCGCCACGCAGGAGCTACTCCCGCAGCTGCTCCCCGGCGTCAGAAGAATCAAGGAGCTGTTCTCCGCGGAAAGGACGCGCCGGAAGCAAGGCATCGCGCAGCAGGTCACCTGGGAAGAGGCGTTCCAGAGAAAGCTATGCTCACAGCCGCAGTTCATGCTCGAGGTCCGTCTCCAGGGAGCGCTCAACCTCAGCAAGCACCTGA
- the LOC125552192 gene encoding coronatine-insensitive protein homolog 2, giving the protein MGGDGRHLGRTMSFGIPDVALGLVMGCVEDPWDRDAISLVCRHWCKVDALSRKHVTVAMAYSTTPDRLFRRFPCLESLKLKAKPRASMFNLIPEDWGGSASPWIRELSASFHFLKVLHLRRMIVSDDDVAVLVRAKAHMLVSLKLDRCSGFSTSSLALLARCCKKLETLFLEESSVAEKENDEWLRELATSNTVLETLNFFLTDLRASPAHLLLLVRNCRRLKTLKISDCFMSDLVDLFRTAETLQDFAGGSFDDQDQGGNYANYYFPPSVQHLSLLYMGTNEMQILFPYGATLKKLDLQFTFLTTEDHCQLVQRCPNLEVLEVRDVIGDRGLEVIAQTCKKLQRLRVERGDDDQGGLEDEQGRVTQVGLMAVAEGCPDLEYWAVHVSDITNAALEAIGAFSKNLNDFRLVLLDREVHITELPLDNGVRALLRGCTKLRRFAFYVRPGALSDIGLSYVGEFSKTVRYMLLGNAGGSDDGLLAFARGCPSLQKLELRSCCFSERALAVAALQLKSLRYLWVQGYKASPTGTDLMAMVRPFWNIEFIAPNQDEPCPEGQAQILAYYSLAGARTDCPQSVIPLHPSVGS; this is encoded by the exons ATGGGCGGCGACGGGCGGCACCTGGGGAGGACCATGAGCTTCGGGATCCCGGACGTGGCGCTGGGGCTGGTCATGGGGTGCGTGGAGGACCCCTGGGACCGCGACGCCATCTCGCTCGTCTGCCGCCACTGGTGCAAGGTCGACGCGCTCAGCCGCAAGCACGTCACCGTCGCCATGGCCTACTCCACCACCCCCGACCGCCTCTTCCGCCGCTTCCCCTGCCTCGAGTCGCTCAAGCTCAAGGCCAAGCCCCGCGCCTCCATGTTCAACCTCATCCCCGAGGACTGGGGAGGCTCCGCCTCGCCCTGGATCCGCGAGCTCTCCGCCTCCTTCCACTTCCTCAAGGTGCTGCACCTCCGCCGGATGATTGTCTCCGACGACGACGTCGCCGTGCTCGTGCGCGCCAAGGCCCACATGCTCGTCTCCCTCAAGCTTGACCGCTGCTCCGGCTTCTCCACCTCCTCCCTCGCTCTCCTCGCCCGCTGCTGCAA GAAACTGGAAACGTTGTTTCTTGAAGAAAGTTCTGTTGCTGAGAAAGAAAATGATGAATGGCTCCGTGAGCTTGCTACCAGCAATACTGTCCTTGAGACGCTGAATTTCTTTCTGACGGATCTCAGGGCATCCCCTGCACATCTTCTCCTCCTTGTGCGAAATTGCCGAAGGCTGAAAACTCTCAAGATTAGCGACTGTTTCATGTCTGACCTGGTCGACCTGTTCCGTACAGCAGAAACACTACAAGACTTTGCTGGTGGTTCCTTTGATGATCAAGATCAAGGTGGGAATTATGCTAACTACTATTTCCCTCCTTCAGTACAGCACTTGAGTTTGCTCTACATGGGAACAAATGAGATGCAGATATTATTTCCATATGGTGCCACACTCAAGAAGTTGGACCTTCAGTTCACATTCCTTACCACAGAGGATCACTGTCAATTAGTCCAGCGCTGCCCAAATCTAGAAGTTTTGGAG GTGAGGGATGTGATAGGAGATCGAGGGTTAGAAGTTATTGCGCAGACCTGCAAGAAATTACAGCGACTCAGAGTCGAGAGAGGAGATGATGACCAAGGAGGTCTTGAGGACGAACAGGGTAGAGTGACACAAGTAGGATTGATGGCTGTAGCTGAAGGCTGTCCTGATTTGGAGTACTGGGCAGTACATGTGTCTGACATTACAAATGCAGCTCTTGAGGCTATTGGCGCATTCAGCAAAAACCTGAACGATTTCCGACTTGTCCTGCTTGATAGAGAGGTGCATATAACTGAACTGCCCCTTGACAACGGGGTTCGGGCTTTGCTGAGAGGTTGCACCAAACTCCGGAGGTTTGCATTTTATGTGAGACCTGGAGCTCTATCAGATATTGGCCTTTCTTATGTTGGCGAATTTAGCAAGACCGTCCGCTACATGTTGCTTGGGAATGCCGGGGGGTCTGATGATGGACTGCTGGCATTTGCACGAGGATGCCCAAGCTTGCAGAAATTGGAGCTaaggagttgctgctttagtgAACGTGCATTGGCAGTTGCAGCCTTACAGCTGAAGTCACTCAGATATCTTTGGGTGCAGGGATACAAGGCATCTCCTACTGGCACCGATCTCATGGCAATGGTACGCCCCTTCTGGAACATTGAGTTTATTGCACCAAATCAAGATGAGCCTTGCCCAGAGGGTCAGGCACAGATTCTGGCATACTACTCTCTGGCTGGGGCAAGGACAGATTGTCCTCAGTCAGTAATTCCCCTCCATCCGTCAGTGGGAAGCTAA